The proteins below come from a single Marinobacter bohaiensis genomic window:
- a CDS encoding DcaP family trimeric outer membrane transporter produces the protein MTVKLMQQVSRFSAIGALLVAGGAHAVSLEAGDFDVSMYGYARLNMAYDLDANLGDGGTTGAANIGNVNTGDSDVAEGHFNADANQSRLGFSIGHTSGVNVKIESDFVGGPRLRHAYGTYQGVLAGQTWSNYTSFVGNTSTLDFNSTYGLAGFQARFTQLRYTTGGLSFSIEDPRTVLAGGLEKKDSMPAVTARYEGKAGDLSYSVAGLVRQAGYDDGADDDTVMGYGAFAAARFSLTDRITIQGAVNYSDGTTSYLYIAPGPDAFLDSDGDLETVSGYGATLGMGVKTGSGSFNVGYGMVSMDLDDAVDAGAVASSQDETRSTAFVNYQWNPVENVMYGVELGHFAVDDQSGDDGDATRILFAAQYNF, from the coding sequence ATGACAGTTAAATTGATGCAACAGGTGTCCCGCTTCAGTGCAATCGGCGCTTTGCTGGTTGCCGGCGGAGCCCATGCCGTGAGTCTGGAAGCGGGCGATTTCGATGTCTCCATGTACGGGTATGCCCGACTCAATATGGCCTATGACCTGGATGCCAACCTGGGCGACGGCGGCACCACCGGTGCGGCCAACATCGGCAACGTGAACACTGGCGACAGCGATGTCGCCGAAGGTCATTTCAACGCCGACGCCAACCAGTCCCGTCTGGGCTTCAGCATAGGCCACACCTCTGGCGTGAACGTGAAGATTGAGTCGGATTTCGTGGGCGGTCCGCGTCTGCGCCACGCTTACGGTACCTACCAAGGCGTTCTGGCGGGGCAGACGTGGTCCAACTACACCTCGTTTGTTGGCAATACATCCACGCTCGATTTCAACAGTACCTACGGTCTGGCCGGCTTTCAGGCTCGCTTCACGCAGCTGCGTTACACCACCGGGGGACTGTCGTTCTCCATTGAGGACCCGCGCACCGTGCTGGCCGGAGGGCTGGAGAAGAAAGACAGCATGCCGGCGGTGACCGCCCGGTATGAAGGGAAGGCTGGCGACCTGTCCTATTCGGTGGCTGGGCTGGTTCGCCAGGCGGGCTATGACGATGGCGCCGACGACGACACGGTGATGGGCTACGGTGCCTTCGCTGCGGCCCGCTTCAGCCTGACCGACCGCATCACCATCCAGGGTGCGGTGAACTACAGCGACGGCACCACCTCCTACCTCTACATCGCGCCGGGTCCCGACGCGTTCCTGGATTCCGACGGCGACCTGGAAACCGTGTCCGGCTATGGCGCCACGCTGGGTATGGGCGTGAAAACCGGGAGCGGCAGCTTCAATGTCGGCTACGGTATGGTCTCGATGGACCTGGACGACGCCGTCGATGCGGGTGCCGTGGCCTCCAGTCAGGATGAGACCCGCAGCACCGCTTTCGTGAACTACCAGTGGAACCCGGTCGAAAATGTTATGTACGGCGTTGAACTGGGCCACTTCGCGGTGGACGATCAGAGCGGCGACGACGGCGATGCCACCCGCATCCTGTTCGCGGCTCAGTACAACTTCTGA
- the ypfJ gene encoding KPN_02809 family neutral zinc metallopeptidase, which produces MRWRGRRQSSNVEDRRGQSAGYSAAGAGGMMLLRFLPALLRSKTGRTVLIVAVVAVVGARLLGIDLLPMLLGTGVAPTTTSSSRELTQAEQDRVDFVSVVLAETEDTWHGIFADLGGRYREPTLVLFSDRVNSACGMASSAVGPFYCPGDQQVYLDLAFFRELKDRFGAPGDFAQAYVVAHEVGHHVQTLMGISDQVRQAGQGQSKARINALSVRQELQADCFAGLWAHAASEGQILEAGDLEEALNAAAAIGDDRLQRQAGGAVVPDSFTHGSSEQRVSWFRRGYESGDIRQCDTFSEVNP; this is translated from the coding sequence ATGCGCTGGCGCGGAAGACGACAGAGTTCCAACGTGGAGGACCGGCGCGGGCAGAGCGCGGGCTATTCGGCCGCCGGGGCGGGCGGGATGATGCTGTTGCGGTTCCTGCCGGCCCTGTTGCGCAGCAAGACCGGGCGTACGGTGCTGATCGTGGCGGTGGTGGCCGTCGTGGGTGCGCGCTTGCTGGGCATCGATCTGTTGCCGATGCTGCTGGGCACCGGTGTTGCGCCCACCACCACATCGTCATCGCGGGAGCTGACCCAGGCGGAACAGGACCGGGTCGACTTCGTGTCCGTGGTCCTGGCGGAAACCGAGGATACCTGGCACGGCATCTTCGCCGACCTGGGTGGGCGCTATCGCGAACCCACGCTGGTGCTCTTCTCCGACCGCGTCAACTCCGCCTGCGGCATGGCGAGTTCCGCGGTCGGCCCCTTTTACTGTCCTGGTGATCAACAGGTCTACCTGGATCTGGCTTTCTTCCGGGAACTCAAGGACCGCTTTGGTGCACCCGGCGACTTCGCCCAGGCCTATGTGGTGGCGCACGAGGTCGGGCATCACGTACAGACGCTGATGGGCATCAGCGATCAGGTGCGCCAGGCGGGGCAGGGGCAGTCAAAGGCCCGGATCAATGCCCTGTCGGTGCGCCAGGAATTGCAGGCGGACTGTTTCGCGGGTCTCTGGGCCCACGCCGCGTCGGAAGGGCAGATCCTGGAAGCCGGTGACCTTGAAGAAGCCCTCAATGCCGCGGCGGCCATCGGGGATGACCGCCTCCAGCGCCAGGCCGGCGGTGCAGTGGTGCCGGACAGCTTCACCCACGGCTCGTCAGAGCAACGGGTGAGCTGGTTCCGGCGTGGTTACGAGAGCGGCGATATTCGGCAGTGCGATACCTTTTCCGAAGTTAATCCATAG
- a CDS encoding mechanosensitive ion channel domain-containing protein — translation MVLSFPRLWRKSPAVGLMGLFLFLLLAGPVAAEEPSSAEAAPEQSSSADASDASNDESAESEKQEEKKEPPPEPKAEPVQPNIEEDESEPLKTRLPSSENADIRQQIQALRESLDERLVALDSTRNRLAYAQSLLKRLDNEYESFELRLERAGLNLTEEYANLLQQRLDRLERQTIATSLSEGIKDKLSAAREEQLRLEEYEAVLNPEDDARGQLRQKRAELLRQLHGAVTDHIDVLNEYFNTVGDLQTRIDAYRSLLQQRLFWLPSAEVISADVFLQAFKGVAWLVGSFQWDAFTDAVSQSFDDRGMRMLVIALLLGALLFKRRRIQAALKATGKYVGNVGRDRFPYTLMALFYSVLMALPGVLALSLGALLIKEGNDFFSAVSRGLGAGAFIMLLLNLVHKVARQDGLGERHFKWNTHTLASIRRQIPLLLCFLIPGTVIIATLNTSAGDPYQDSLGRIVFAITSAALAYFAHRIIRSVRRGKQEKKTLRVLHWLAVGTPIVLAIASLLGYHYTAVQLERNAFVSICWLAFTTLLYYLALRGLSVRERRMTLERLREQRAAERKLAETREAAESSGEGLPPTLDMPEMDLKDINQQSTSLVRIIILAIAVTGLWLFWDGVIPALQLFDDMTLWTISTSIEGGDPLPITLGDLMIALLFGTGTVLAAKNLPGTLEVLILSRLKLEPGSGYAITTLANYIIVFLGVIISLSVIGVQWSQMQWLVAALGVGLGFGLQEIVANFVSGIILLFERPIRVGDTVSIGGITGTVSRIRIRATTLVDWDRKEQIIPNKTFVTQDLTNWTLTDAITRVIIRVGVAYGSDVDKVRDLLYQVAVDNERVVDDPAPAVFCVGLGDSRIDFEVRVFVRDLLDFMPLYHELHAAITRALSDAGVSIPFPQRDIHIRTAGSELPGTEAPSAGRAGAASNSAKSDGTENNRPDIGDTDNADGKD, via the coding sequence ATGGTGCTGTCGTTCCCACGACTTTGGCGGAAGTCTCCCGCCGTCGGCCTGATGGGCCTGTTTCTGTTCCTGCTGCTGGCCGGACCGGTTGCCGCTGAAGAGCCGTCGTCGGCGGAGGCCGCGCCCGAACAGTCCTCATCCGCCGACGCGTCCGACGCCTCCAACGACGAGAGCGCCGAGTCCGAAAAACAGGAGGAGAAGAAGGAGCCACCGCCCGAGCCCAAGGCGGAACCGGTCCAGCCCAACATCGAGGAAGACGAGTCCGAACCGCTGAAAACCCGGCTGCCTTCCAGTGAGAACGCGGATATCCGCCAGCAGATCCAGGCCCTGCGCGAATCCCTCGACGAGCGCCTGGTGGCGCTGGATTCCACCCGCAATCGCCTGGCCTACGCCCAATCCCTGCTCAAGCGCCTGGACAACGAGTACGAGAGTTTCGAGCTGCGCCTGGAGCGGGCCGGGCTGAACCTCACCGAGGAATACGCCAACCTGCTGCAGCAGCGGCTCGACCGCCTGGAGCGCCAGACCATCGCCACCAGCCTGAGTGAAGGCATCAAGGACAAACTGTCCGCCGCCCGGGAAGAGCAACTGCGGCTGGAGGAATACGAGGCGGTCCTCAACCCGGAAGACGATGCCCGCGGCCAGTTGCGCCAGAAACGCGCCGAACTGCTGCGCCAGTTGCACGGTGCCGTAACCGATCACATCGACGTACTCAACGAATACTTCAATACCGTTGGCGATCTGCAGACACGGATCGACGCCTACCGCAGCCTGTTGCAGCAGCGCCTGTTCTGGCTGCCCAGCGCGGAAGTCATCAGTGCGGACGTGTTCCTGCAGGCCTTCAAGGGCGTCGCCTGGCTGGTCGGTTCCTTCCAGTGGGATGCCTTTACCGACGCGGTGAGCCAGTCCTTCGACGACCGCGGCATGCGCATGCTGGTTATCGCGCTGCTCCTGGGTGCGCTGCTGTTCAAGCGACGCCGGATCCAGGCGGCACTGAAGGCCACCGGCAAGTACGTGGGCAACGTCGGGCGCGATCGCTTCCCGTATACCCTGATGGCCCTGTTCTACAGCGTGCTGATGGCGCTGCCCGGCGTTCTGGCGCTGTCGCTCGGGGCGCTGCTGATCAAGGAAGGCAACGATTTCTTCAGCGCCGTCTCCCGCGGCCTCGGCGCCGGGGCCTTCATCATGCTGTTGCTCAACCTGGTCCACAAGGTGGCCCGCCAGGATGGTCTGGGGGAGCGGCATTTCAAGTGGAACACCCATACACTGGCCTCGATACGCCGCCAGATTCCCCTGCTGCTGTGCTTCCTGATTCCGGGCACCGTGATCATCGCCACGCTGAACACCAGCGCCGGGGATCCCTATCAGGACAGCCTGGGACGCATCGTCTTCGCCATCACCTCGGCGGCGCTGGCCTACTTCGCCCACCGCATCATCCGTTCGGTACGTCGGGGCAAGCAGGAAAAGAAAACCCTGCGTGTACTGCACTGGCTGGCGGTGGGTACGCCCATCGTCCTGGCCATTGCCTCGTTGCTGGGGTACCACTACACGGCGGTGCAACTGGAGCGCAATGCCTTTGTCAGTATCTGCTGGCTGGCGTTCACCACGCTGCTTTACTACCTCGCTCTGCGCGGGCTGTCGGTCCGGGAGCGGCGCATGACCCTGGAGCGTCTGCGCGAGCAGCGGGCGGCTGAACGCAAACTGGCGGAAACCCGGGAAGCCGCGGAAAGCTCAGGCGAGGGCCTGCCGCCCACCCTCGACATGCCGGAAATGGACCTCAAGGACATCAACCAGCAGAGTACCTCGCTGGTGCGGATCATCATCCTGGCCATTGCCGTCACCGGGCTCTGGCTGTTCTGGGACGGGGTTATCCCCGCCCTGCAGCTGTTCGACGACATGACCCTGTGGACCATTTCCACCAGCATCGAAGGCGGCGATCCGCTCCCCATCACCCTGGGCGACCTGATGATCGCCCTGCTGTTCGGCACCGGCACGGTACTGGCGGCCAAGAACCTGCCGGGCACGCTGGAGGTGCTGATACTGAGCCGCCTCAAGCTGGAACCCGGCTCCGGTTACGCCATTACCACCCTGGCCAACTACATCATCGTCTTCCTGGGGGTGATTATTTCGCTGTCGGTGATCGGCGTGCAGTGGTCACAGATGCAGTGGCTGGTGGCCGCCCTGGGTGTGGGTCTGGGGTTCGGCCTGCAGGAAATCGTGGCCAACTTCGTTTCTGGCATCATCCTACTGTTCGAACGCCCCATCCGGGTCGGCGACACGGTGAGCATCGGCGGCATCACCGGCACCGTCTCACGGATCCGCATCCGCGCCACCACCCTGGTGGACTGGGACCGCAAGGAACAGATCATTCCCAACAAGACCTTCGTCACCCAGGATCTGACCAACTGGACCCTGACCGACGCCATCACCCGGGTCATCATCCGGGTCGGCGTCGCTTACGGCTCCGACGTGGACAAGGTACGCGACCTGCTTTACCAAGTGGCCGTTGACAACGAACGGGTGGTCGACGATCCGGCTCCGGCGGTATTCTGCGTGGGCCTGGGCGATAGCCGCATCGATTTCGAGGTCCGGGTGTTCGTACGCGACCTGCTGGATTTCATGCCGCTGTACCACGAACTGCACGCCGCCATCACCCGAGCGCTAAGCGATGCCGGCGTGTCGATTCCATTCCCGCAGCGGGATATCCACATCCGCACCGCCGGCAGCGAACTTCCGGGGACAGAAGCCCCCAGCGCGGGGAGAGCCGGTGCCGCCAGTAACAGCGCAAAGAGTGACGGCACGGAGAACAATCGCCCGGACATCGGCGATACAGACAATGCCGACGGCAAAGACTGA
- a CDS encoding pseudouridine synthase: MRLDRFISKHTGLPFQTVRRHIAAGRVTLDHRPVRAPNRNVDRFSHVGLDGQVLQAQTAHYLMLHKPVGYLSATSDPALPTVIELMPAGVRDQLHIGGRLDRSTSGLLILTNDGRWSRQLTEPGLKLPKTYRVATRDPISPDTANRFAEGIYLAHEDLTTSPARLDPISCRESRLTIYEGRYHQVKRMFAAVGNRVSALHRESMGAIRLDPTLAPGESRPLTPAEIDSVRENANIR; the protein is encoded by the coding sequence ATGCGACTCGACCGCTTTATCAGCAAACACACCGGCCTGCCCTTCCAGACGGTGCGCCGTCACATCGCGGCGGGTCGGGTGACGCTCGACCATCGTCCTGTGCGGGCACCCAATCGCAACGTCGACCGCTTCAGCCACGTCGGCCTGGACGGCCAGGTGCTGCAGGCGCAGACGGCGCATTACCTGATGCTGCATAAACCGGTGGGCTACCTCAGCGCCACCAGCGATCCGGCCCTGCCCACGGTGATCGAGCTAATGCCGGCGGGTGTGCGCGACCAGTTGCATATCGGCGGACGCCTGGATCGCAGCACGTCGGGACTGCTGATCCTGACCAACGACGGCCGCTGGTCGCGCCAGCTCACCGAACCCGGCCTCAAGCTGCCCAAGACCTACCGGGTGGCCACCCGCGATCCCATCTCACCGGACACCGCCAACCGCTTTGCCGAAGGCATTTACCTGGCCCATGAAGACCTGACCACCTCCCCGGCGCGGCTTGACCCCATCAGTTGCCGGGAGAGCCGGCTCACCATTTATGAAGGCCGCTACCATCAGGTCAAACGAATGTTCGCGGCGGTCGGCAACCGTGTCTCCGCCCTGCACCGGGAGAGCATGGGCGCGATCCGTCTGGACCCGACCCTGGCCCCCGGCGAAAGCCGCCCGTTGACCCCGGCGGAGATCGACTCGGTCCGGGAAAACGCCAATATCCGGTAA
- a CDS encoding RidA family protein, with protein MSHDDALTLSNPEGLYDPTENSYSHLAQVAPNSRLILVAGQGGENVHGELPADFHLQVRWALANLKVAVNAAGAELGDVAKLTTLIVDHDEDKLAILGEELKAAWGDAALPTQTLIPVPRLALEGMLFEVEALAVLPQDATMAEML; from the coding sequence ATGAGCCACGACGACGCACTGACCCTGAGCAATCCGGAAGGTCTGTACGATCCCACCGAAAATAGCTATTCACACCTGGCGCAGGTGGCCCCCAACAGCCGCTTGATCCTGGTCGCCGGGCAAGGAGGGGAAAACGTCCACGGCGAACTGCCCGCCGACTTTCACCTGCAGGTCCGCTGGGCCCTGGCCAACCTGAAGGTGGCGGTCAACGCCGCCGGCGCCGAACTCGGCGATGTCGCCAAGCTCACCACGCTGATCGTCGACCACGACGAGGACAAGCTGGCGATCCTGGGCGAGGAGCTCAAAGCCGCCTGGGGCGACGCCGCACTGCCGACCCAGACGCTGATTCCCGTCCCCCGGCTGGCGCTCGAAGGCATGCTGTTCGAGGTCGAAGCGCTTGCGGTTCTGCCGCAGGACGCGACAATGGCGGAAATGCTCTGA
- a CDS encoding sigma-70 family RNA polymerase sigma factor, translated as MPSDGPATDFEAHRPTLKGLAYRMLGTVSEADDVVQDAYLRWHNADRPSIDNPRAWLSTVVSRLCLDRWKEARHRRETYVGPWLPEPLVADAAGPDADEALARDVHFALMLALERLSPLERAAFLLHDVFELDFTQVAAALQRSETACRQLARRARLNVQSARPRFETNPAQGEKLSAAFFRASRAGDTDALSRLLADDVRLHADGGGVRAAALRVIHGADRVSRMFAGLARKRNQPPRWRRAVTVNGLPGWLTVEADGFLQATAVACRDGRITEIYVIRNPAKLDHLAHHVPDSICDTPNGRDDS; from the coding sequence ATGCCCAGCGATGGACCGGCCACCGACTTCGAAGCCCATCGTCCGACGCTCAAGGGCCTGGCCTATCGCATGCTGGGCACCGTGTCAGAGGCTGACGACGTGGTGCAGGACGCCTACCTGCGCTGGCACAACGCCGACCGGCCGAGCATCGACAACCCTAGGGCCTGGCTGTCGACGGTGGTCAGCCGGCTGTGCCTGGATCGCTGGAAAGAGGCCCGGCACCGGCGCGAAACCTACGTCGGCCCCTGGCTGCCGGAACCGCTGGTGGCGGACGCCGCAGGCCCCGACGCCGACGAGGCACTGGCCCGGGACGTGCACTTCGCCCTGATGCTGGCGCTGGAAAGGCTGTCGCCACTGGAGCGTGCCGCCTTCCTGCTGCACGACGTGTTCGAGCTGGATTTCACCCAGGTCGCCGCGGCCCTGCAGCGCAGCGAAACGGCCTGCCGTCAGTTGGCGCGCCGCGCCCGCCTGAACGTCCAGTCGGCCCGTCCGCGGTTCGAAACCAACCCGGCCCAGGGCGAGAAGCTGTCCGCCGCCTTCTTTCGCGCCTCGCGAGCCGGCGACACCGATGCCCTGAGCCGGCTGCTGGCCGATGACGTCCGCCTGCATGCCGACGGTGGCGGCGTGCGCGCCGCGGCGCTGCGGGTAATTCACGGCGCCGATCGTGTCAGCCGCATGTTTGCCGGCCTGGCCCGCAAGCGCAACCAGCCTCCGCGCTGGCGGCGGGCGGTAACCGTCAATGGCCTGCCGGGCTGGCTGACGGTGGAGGCCGACGGCTTCCTGCAGGCCACGGCGGTCGCCTGCCGTGACGGCCGCATTACCGAAATTTATGTCATCCGCAATCCGGCCAAGCTGGATCATTTGGCCCATCACGTACCAGACTCAATCTGCGACACCCCAAACGGGAGAGACGACTCATGA
- a CDS encoding carboxymuconolactone decarboxylase family protein, giving the protein MQARLNAYKAAPDAIEAMTKLEDYTRHCGLEYSLIELVKTRASQINGCAYCIHMHTKDARAAGESEERLYLLPAWRESPLYSQRERAALAWTESLTRLADTGAPDADYEQARAQFSETELVNLTLLIGGINVWNRIAVGFRNVHPTTPQASAEPAVAS; this is encoded by the coding sequence ATGCAAGCACGACTGAATGCCTACAAAGCGGCGCCGGACGCCATCGAAGCCATGACGAAACTGGAAGACTACACACGTCACTGTGGTCTGGAGTACAGTCTGATCGAACTGGTCAAGACCCGTGCCTCGCAGATCAACGGCTGCGCCTACTGCATCCATATGCACACCAAGGATGCCCGGGCGGCCGGGGAATCCGAAGAGCGCTTGTATCTGCTGCCGGCCTGGCGCGAATCGCCGCTGTACTCACAGCGGGAACGCGCCGCCCTGGCCTGGACCGAAAGCCTGACACGGCTGGCCGACACCGGCGCCCCGGATGCCGATTACGAGCAGGCACGGGCCCAGTTCAGCGAGACGGAGCTGGTCAACCTGACTCTGCTGATCGGCGGCATCAACGTCTGGAACCGCATTGCCGTCGGCTTCCGCAACGTCCACCCCACGACGCCTCAGGCGTCCGCTGAACCGGCGGTGGCATCCTAG
- a CDS encoding GFA family protein produces the protein MKLDGSCHCGAVRFSVQSAHFYPFNLCYCTICRKTGGGGGYAINLGADYRTLRVTGEENITVYRARLADAESGTIAQSSGQRHFCKVCGSNLWLYDPNWPDLVHPLASAIDTELPEAPERTHLMVAFKPGWVPLAPGPRDKVYDEYPEESLAEWHQRLGLEDQWPDDAC, from the coding sequence ATGAAGCTTGATGGATCCTGTCATTGCGGCGCCGTGAGGTTCTCGGTGCAGTCGGCGCATTTCTATCCGTTCAATCTCTGTTACTGCACCATCTGCCGCAAGACCGGCGGTGGCGGTGGTTACGCCATCAACCTGGGTGCCGATTACCGCACGCTGCGGGTCACCGGTGAGGAGAACATTACCGTCTACCGGGCGCGCCTGGCGGATGCTGAAAGTGGCACCATCGCCCAGAGCTCGGGCCAGCGCCATTTCTGCAAGGTCTGTGGCAGCAATCTTTGGCTGTACGACCCGAACTGGCCGGACCTGGTGCATCCGCTGGCCTCGGCGATCGACACCGAGCTGCCGGAGGCGCCGGAACGGACGCACCTGATGGTGGCCTTCAAGCCGGGGTGGGTGCCGCTGGCGCCGGGCCCGCGGGACAAGGTGTATGACGAGTACCCCGAGGAATCCCTGGCGGAGTGGCACCAGCGCCTGGGTCTGGAAGACCAGTGGCCGGACGACGCGTGTTAG
- a CDS encoding class I fructose-bisphosphate aldolase: protein MSSSAELQQTIEDMIDASRGILAADESTGTMTKRLNAVGVDSTEENRRWYRSMLLSTPDVGRYICGIIFYEETLGQKDDKGTPLPELAASQGIVPGIKVDKGKGDLPGAPGDQITYGLDGLAERLDGYKAQGARFAKWREVYPITDHNPTALGLTANAEMLARYAAACQAAGIVPIVEPEVLIDGNHSMERAAQVNEQVWHAVFHALHQHNVVLEHMILKPSMITPGKERGKASPEEVADMTIRILRRTVPAAVPSINFLSGGQTPEEATANLNAMNRMRERAPWHLSMSYGRALQEDAMRAWGGDPANLEAAQQAFLKRARLNSQARLGEYSADQEAA, encoded by the coding sequence ATGTCGAGCAGCGCTGAGCTACAGCAAACCATCGAAGACATGATTGATGCCAGCCGCGGGATCCTGGCGGCCGATGAAAGCACCGGCACCATGACCAAGCGGCTCAACGCGGTCGGGGTGGATTCCACCGAGGAGAACCGGCGCTGGTATCGATCCATGCTCCTGTCGACGCCGGACGTGGGGCGTTACATCTGCGGCATCATCTTCTACGAGGAAACCCTGGGCCAGAAAGACGACAAGGGTACGCCCCTGCCGGAACTGGCGGCGTCCCAGGGGATTGTTCCGGGCATCAAGGTGGACAAGGGCAAGGGCGACCTGCCGGGCGCGCCGGGTGACCAGATCACCTACGGCCTGGACGGCCTGGCCGAACGCCTGGATGGCTACAAGGCCCAGGGGGCTCGTTTCGCCAAGTGGCGCGAGGTCTATCCCATTACCGATCACAACCCCACCGCCCTGGGGCTGACCGCCAACGCCGAGATGCTGGCGCGCTACGCGGCGGCCTGCCAGGCAGCCGGCATCGTGCCGATCGTCGAGCCGGAAGTCCTGATCGACGGCAACCACAGCATGGAACGGGCGGCGCAGGTGAACGAGCAGGTCTGGCACGCCGTGTTCCATGCCCTGCACCAGCATAACGTGGTGCTTGAGCACATGATCCTCAAGCCCAGCATGATCACCCCGGGCAAGGAACGCGGCAAGGCGTCGCCGGAAGAGGTGGCGGACATGACCATCCGGATCCTGCGGCGTACGGTTCCGGCGGCGGTGCCGAGCATCAATTTCCTGTCCGGCGGCCAGACGCCGGAAGAAGCGACCGCCAACCTCAACGCCATGAACCGGATGCGTGAGCGGGCTCCCTGGCACCTGAGCATGTCTTATGGCCGGGCCCTGCAGGAAGACGCCATGCGCGCCTGGGGCGGCGATCCGGCCAACCTGGAAGCGGCCCAGCAGGCGTTTCTCAAACGCGCGCGGCTGAACAGCCAGGCCCGGCTGGGCGAGTATTCGGCGGATCAGGAAGCCGCCTGA
- a CDS encoding GNAT family N-acetyltransferase has translation MDVIKATPEYGLSIAELALIAGEGVPGYFWEQARQPHQSALEYGAEKAAGGAQNFSYRNVHLAMDRDRVAGMLLAYRLPDAGEFEDLDALPDFIRPLVELEQRVPGSYYINMLATYPAYRHQGIGSALMARVDGWAIEAGCELISIQVFEKNEGAVRLYRRLGYMEVDSRPVVGHPSMPHDGRILLLIRRVGQ, from the coding sequence ATGGATGTTATCAAGGCGACACCGGAGTACGGGCTGAGCATCGCTGAGCTGGCCCTTATTGCCGGCGAGGGGGTTCCCGGCTACTTCTGGGAACAGGCGCGCCAGCCACACCAGAGCGCCCTGGAATACGGCGCGGAAAAAGCCGCCGGCGGAGCGCAGAACTTCTCCTACCGTAATGTTCACCTGGCCATGGACCGCGATCGCGTCGCCGGGATGCTACTGGCCTACCGCCTGCCTGACGCGGGGGAATTCGAAGACCTCGATGCCCTGCCCGACTTTATCCGGCCGTTGGTCGAGCTGGAGCAACGCGTCCCTGGCAGTTACTACATCAACATGTTGGCCACCTATCCGGCCTATCGTCACCAGGGGATTGGCAGTGCGCTGATGGCACGGGTCGACGGCTGGGCCATCGAGGCGGGATGCGAGCTGATCAGCATTCAGGTGTTCGAGAAGAACGAGGGCGCCGTCCGGCTATACCGGCGACTGGGCTATATGGAAGTGGACAGCCGACCGGTGGTCGGCCACCCCAGCATGCCCCACGACGGGCGCATTCTCCTGCTGATCCGCCGCGTAGGACAGTGA
- a CDS encoding HPP family protein, with the protein MGNRNERRRWQLVSGVLQTLHLERLANRYSHRSVVACFSFINGTISIALIAFVALITQQAFIFPSLGATAFILFHAPMASAASPRNTFCGHLVGALMGYASLHLFGLAHAPSAIFTGVDLPRVAAAAMSLGTTGFLMVWLRVPHPPAGATALIVSLGLMPDFHQLPIVLAGVTLLLLQAFTLNRLAGLRYPLWRHAPDPPGATATAGQ; encoded by the coding sequence ATGGGAAACAGAAACGAACGCCGACGCTGGCAACTCGTCTCCGGTGTCCTCCAGACCCTGCATCTGGAGCGCCTGGCCAACCGCTACAGCCATCGCTCGGTGGTGGCCTGTTTCAGCTTCATCAACGGCACCATCAGTATCGCCCTGATCGCCTTCGTCGCACTGATCACCCAGCAGGCTTTCATCTTCCCGTCGCTGGGAGCCACCGCGTTCATTCTGTTCCATGCGCCCATGGCGTCGGCCGCGTCTCCGCGCAATACGTTCTGCGGGCACCTGGTGGGGGCACTGATGGGCTACGCCAGTCTGCACCTGTTCGGCCTGGCCCATGCACCCTCGGCCATCTTTACCGGGGTGGATCTGCCGCGGGTGGCGGCAGCGGCGATGTCCCTGGGCACAACCGGATTCCTCATGGTGTGGCTTCGCGTACCGCATCCGCCGGCCGGGGCTACCGCACTGATCGTGTCACTGGGGCTGATGCCCGACTTCCATCAGTTGCCGATCGTCCTGGCGGGGGTGACCCTGCTGCTGTTGCAGGCCTTTACCCTCAATCGCCTGGCCGGCCTTCGCTACCCGCTCTGGCGCCATGCGCCCGACCCTCCCGGCGCGACTGCCACCGCGGGTCAGTGA